In the Engystomops pustulosus chromosome 2, aEngPut4.maternal, whole genome shotgun sequence genome, one interval contains:
- the ENDOD1 gene encoding endonuclease domain-containing 1 protein, with amino-acid sequence MTAAVLLLVLAALPCALHARLVHEGEDGFSECNGFFHQGSPPQGFTHPGNVKICQRYQGDQHYATLYSTQHKIPVYSAFTYQEGAGGGWGGWMVEPQVDDSKSSLDEVTKGSDAKEHVPDLGTNQALEEDYASTDYQPGALYHRASPALTSSVPLTPEFTEKWAADVDLLIKEKLLPHCESGEHLHLLTGAVPSNTKVNDKVAIPEFIWLAACCNAPEAWSLGIIKRTGDVDGLEQVTVEELENQLSGDIKLFSNQCGGGALHPELRSTSDASTQTDEEPSVQTPGAFSRFFQFIFCVIYEIINTFVCLVWFLFKQVCNIIFGRLYWIWTALTTYIFALSKVLLNIPCDVLCVFANILCGFVRILNNALSVVCLILRLPTRFLCDMASFPYYTICAIPDVGIDILSGVWGVFMLGFSAVFGAFGGSFSVASFAGSSFFQRFIGQSEGYEN; translated from the exons ATGACGGCGGCGGTGctgctcctggtgctggcggctctGCCCTGTGCCCTGCACGCCCGCCTGGTACATGAGGGTGAGGACGGCTTCTCCGAGTGCAATGGCTTCTTCCACCAGGGCAGCCCACCCCAAGGCTTCACCCACCCGGGCAACGTGAAGATCTGCCAGAGGTACCAGGGAGACCAGCACTATGCCACCCTGTACAGCACCCAGCACAAGATCCCCGTCTACTCCGCCTTCACCTACCAGGAGGGTGCGGGGGGCGGCTGGGGAGGATGGATGGTGGAGCCCCAG GTGGACGATTCCAAGAGCAGTCTGGATGAAGTCACCAAAGGTTCTGATGCGAAGGAACACGTTCCTGATCTAGGAACAAACCAGGCCTTGGAAGAAGACTATGCCTCTACGGATTACCAACCCGGTGCACTCTACCATAGAGCTTCACCGGCTCTTACTAGTTCTGTGCCATTGACACCAGAATTCACAGAGAAATGGGCAGCAGATGTGGATCTTCTGATCAAAGAGAAGTTATTGCCCCATTGTGAGAGTGGAGAACACCTTCACCTTCTCACTGGAGCTGTCCCATCTAACACAAAAGTTAATGATAAAGTTGCCATTCCAGAGTTCATCTGGCTCGCAGCTTGCTGTAATGCCCCCGAAGCCTGGTCTTTAGGAATTATTAAGAGAACTGGAGACGTAGATGGACTAGAACAGGTCACTGTGGAAGAATTGGAGAACCAGCTATCTGGTGATATAAAGTTGTTCTCTAACCAATGTGGTGGTGGAGCTCTCCACCCAGAACTGAGATCAACATCTGATGCCTCAACTCAAACCGACGAAGAACCATCAGTTCAGACCCCAGGAGCCTTTTCTAGATTTTTCCAGTTTATTTTCTGTGTTATATATGAGATTATTAATACTTTTGTGTGCTTGGTATGGTTCCTCTTCAAACAAGTCTGTAATATAATCTTTGGACGGCTGTACTGGATCTGGACTGCACTTACCACCTACATCTTTGCCCTGAGCAAAGTCTTGCTGAACATTCCTTGCGATGTCCTCTGCGTCTTTGCTAACATTCTTTGTGGCTTTGTACGAATCCTTAACAATGCGTTATCAGTTGTTTGTCTCATACTTAGGCTGCCAACAAGATTCCTCTGTGACATGGCAAGCTTCCCCTATTATACAATCTGTGCCATACCGGATGTTGGTATCGACATATTAAGTggtgtctggggggtcttcaTGTTGGGGTTTTCAGCCGTTTTTGGTGCGTTTGGTGGTTCCTTCTCAGTGGCATCCTTTGCAGGTAGCAGTTTTTTCCAAAGGTTCATCGGACAGTCTGAGGGTTATGAAAACTGA